CACTGGTCCAGGCTCGGTCTGAGCGGAGGTTCTGCATGTTCCCCGTGATAAGCGTGAGCAGGGCGGCCGGAGAGTGAGCTGCTGCGGCACCTTCGCCCTGCTGCTTCTCCAGCAGCGTGACTAGGAAGGTGATGTAGCGCATGGCCAGCCGCAGGATCTCGTTCTTGCTCAGCTTCTTCTCGGGTGGATGCGTTGGGATGAGCTTACGCAGCTCCGCAA
This sequence is a window from Pygocentrus nattereri isolate fPygNat1 chromosome 20, fPygNat1.pri, whole genome shotgun sequence. Protein-coding genes within it:
- the tal2 gene encoding T-cell acute lymphocytic leukemia protein 2, producing MTRKVFTNTRERWRQHNVNTAFAELRKLIPTHPPEKKLSKNEILRLAMRYITFLVTLLEKQQGEGAAAAHSPAALLTLITGNMQNLRSDRAWTSDSDPQSPGSSSDSTESW